AGTTTTGCCTTTTTTGAAACTGCGTATATTCCTAGACCTTATCGCCTAAAAGGTATAAATGCCCAAAAACCCAGTTATTTAGATTCTAGTCAAGAACAAAATCTTTTACATCTAAATGAAGCTGGGATTTATGTTTTTCCGGCTTTACCGATTACTTGGTCATATCAAGTAAACACTTTTAAAGCCGCCCAAGTTTCCTATTATGGTAAATCTGCACAATTTGGTGGTGAAGGAGCAAAACGCAATTACCCTGTTAACTATGGAAGGGCTAAAGAATTGGCTGTAGGTAGTCACTATAAGACTTATATTATAGCTCATGAAACTATCAAAATTCCCAGGTGGATTAGATTAGGTAAATGGTCATCTAAAATAAGAATTGAAAAGAGGGAAATTACAGATATCAAAGAAAAATCAGGACAATATATTACCAAGCATCCTTTAAATCCTTTGGATTTGTCCTCATCAACCAAATTATTGCTTTACAACCGAATTGTTATGCCCCCAGCAAGTTTAGTTAGTCAAGCTCAACTAACTGGAGATTATTATGAATTACCCGATAAAACTTGTTTACCTGTGGGAGTAGCTTATGGCGCAAGTACAGTTGTATCTTCCTAAAATTATGACTTTACAAAGTTTAGTAATTCAATTAGGTGCTGCTAGTGAAAGCACTATTCCCACTACATTAGGTAGAGCGATTCATGCTCAAGTTATGCAATGGTTAAGTTTAGGAGATGCACAAATAGCAACGGCAGTTCATGATAGTCAAGAATCACCTTTGAGTTTATCAGGATTAATTGGTTATCGTCGCAAACAAGGTATACAACTAGGTGATGATTTTGTTGTTCGGATCTCTCTTTTAGATAGTAATTTAATTCAACCTTTGCTACAGGGTATAGAATCTTCCCACAATAAATCTATTTATTTAGGAAAATGCCCCTTTGTAATTCGTAGTATTTATTCACTACCAGGGACTCATCCTCTAGTAGATTCCTCTGATTACACCATATTGGCAAATACATCAGTCTCTAGTGATATCACTTTGCAATTTCTCTCTCCCACCAGTTTTAAACAGAATCAAAATATCCAACCATTCCCATTACCTGATTTAGTATTTAACAGTTTACTACGTCGTTGGAATAGATTTGCACCCGCAGAATTACAGTTTCCTCAAGTTGAATGGCAAGGTTTAGTTTCTGCTTTTGAACTGAAAACCCATGCTTTGAAGATGGAAGCAGGAGCAGAAATTGGTACTGTCGGCTGGATAAAATATCGGTTTCCAAACCCCGAAGAAGCCAGAATTGCCACTATTTTAGCTAACTTCGCTGTCTTTTCTGGAGTTGGACGTAAAACAGCTATGGGTATGGGACAGGTCAAAATTAAGAATTAAAAATGAACACTGTAGAATGCGTCAGAATCAAAGATTGTTGCTTAAATACTTAAACCCAAAATCTGACGCACCAATTACCAATCACCAATCACCAATTACCAATTACCAATCACCAATCACCAATCACCAATCACCAATCACCAATTACCAATTACCAATTACCAATTACCAAATAAAATGAATGAAGATTATTTACCATTAGCTTACTTGAATGCCTGGGAATATTGTCCTCGACGATTTTACCTAGAATATGTGTTAGGTGAAATGGCAGACAATGAACATATTATCTTAGGTCGTCATGTCCACCGCAATATTAACGAAGAAGGCACTTTTCAGGAAGGAGAAACCTTAATTCATCAACAACAATGGGTGTGGTCAGAACGCCTCAAAGTTTCCGGGATTATTGATGCTGTTGAGGAATACGATGGTCAACTTGTGCCTGTGGAATACAAAAAAGGCAAGATGGCACAACACCTAAATGACCATTTTCAAGTTTGTGCTGCGGCTTTATGTTTGGAAGAACGCACGGGTCGCACAATTACCTATGGTGAAATATTTTATCATGCCAATCGCAGAAGACAAACTGTGGCATTTACACCGCAATTAAGGCAAATGACAGAACAGGCGATCGCCCTCGCTCATGTTGCAAGTCAAAATAAAATGCCAGCACCTATTGATCATCCCAAAAAATGTCAATCATGTAGTCTGCAAGGAATTTGTTTACCCTTTGAAGTCAAACAATTACAACGTCAAGAATATTAAATTATGACTACTCTTTATATCATTCAACCCGATGCTGTTTTAAGCAAAGATTATGAAGCTTTTCAAGTCGCTTTGAAACAAGAAGACGGTTCTTGGAAAAAACAAAAGGTTGCGGCTCAAACTGTAGACGAAGTTATTTTGATGGGTAATCCCCAAGTCACCGGTGATGCTTTTGTCTATGCTTTAGAATTGGGAATGCCAGTGCATTATCTTTCTAGTTTTGGTAAATACTTGGGTTCGGCTTTACCTAAGTCTTCTCGTAATGGTCAACTCAGATTGGCACAGTATGCAGTTTATCATGATCCTGTGCGGCGTTTGGAATTAGTTAAGGCAATTGTCACAGCAAAGATTCATAATCAATATAATGTCTTGTACCGACATAATGAAAAGGATAATCCGCTTAAAGAACGGAAAGTTTTAGTTAAAACTCAACAAAATATAGATCAAGTTCGTGGTGTGGAAGGTTTAGCGGCTAAGGAATATTTTGCTTGTTGGCAACGCATGATAGGTAAACAATGGACTTTTAATGGTAGAAATCGCCGTCCACCTACTGACCCTGTAAATTCTTTACTCAGTTTTGCCTATGCTTTATTACAAGGTCAAGTCATGGCTGGTGTTCATGTAGCAGGATTAGATCCTTATATTGGCTATCTCCACGAAGTTCATCATGGTCAACCGGCAATGGTGTTGGATTTGATGGAGGAATTTCGGGCTTTGATTGCTGATAATTTGGTGTTGTCATTATTGCATAAACACGAAATCAAACCCAAAGATTTTAATGAAAGTTTGGGAGCTTATCGGTTAAAAGACAATGCAAGGAAAACTTTTCTGAAAGCTTTTGACCAAAAAATGAATGATGAATTTAAACATCCTGTGTTTGATTATCGTTGTACCTACAGACGAGCAATAGAATTACAAGCACGGTTACTAAGTCGTCATTTACAAGAGGGTGTTCCCTACAAACCTTTATCACTAAGATGACAACACTGTTTTATCTGATTATTTATGATTTACCTGACAATAAAGCTGCCAATAAACGCCGGACTCGTTTACATAAAATGCTCAGTGGTTATGGTAAGTGGACTCAATACAGTGTGTTTGAGTGTTTTTTGACTGCTGTACAATTTGCTCAGTTGCAAGCCAAGATAGAAAAACTGATCAAGTCTGATGAGGATTCTATTAGAATGTATGTGCTGGATGCTGGGAGTGTGAAAAGAACTATTACTTATGGTTCGGAAATTCCTAGACAAGAACAGGCTATCATTATATAATTGATACATCAGCTTAAATTTTTGGCAGACCTAGAGCGGGGTCAAAAACCCTGGAGATTCGCCAAACAGCCAGAACCTTGACAACTAAATACTTTCAGCGTTTCATTAGTTTCAGTTTGTGCTTGACCCAAAGCCTGAAATAAGGTTTTTTGAGAGGTCCGCCAAAATCGTCTCTGGATTCCGCCCCCAGTTTATGTTTCAGACGGCGGGGTTTCCACATATCTAATCCCCGCAAGGGGACTGAAACATTAATGTAGATAATCTTCTCAAGGAGTTAGATAAACGTTTCCACATATCTAATCCCCGCAAGGGGACTGAAACCAATGAAGTTAATCTTCACACTTTCCAGTGCCGAACCAAGTTTCCACATATCTAATCCCCGCAAGGGGACTGAAACTGGGCTGGGGTGAAGTGGGAGGATGATCCGAAAGCGGGTTTCCACATATCTAATCCCCGCAAGGGGACTGAAACAATACTTCTTTGGGTGAAACTTGGGATGATCAGCAGGTTTCCACATATCTAATCCCCGCAAGGGGACTGAAACAGCAATTTGGCTATGGGAACTGATGCCTATGATGGGTTTCCACATATCTAATCCCCGCAAGGGGACTGAAACTTTCAGGAAAATGTGATTGTTGCATCACCAGATATGAGTTTCCACATATCTAATCCCCGCAAGGGGACTGAAACATCTTTGGTGGAGCTAGTCACAATGTCGTAACCGAACGTTTCCACATATCTAATCCCCGCAAGGGGACTGAAACTTACCTCTAGTGAAGTAACTGCTTCTGCGCTTGCGTTTCCACATATCTAATCCCCGCAAGGGGACTGAAACACTACGGGTACATCAGCAGTAAGCGGCACTTTTGTAGTTTCCACATATCTAATCCCCGCAAGGGGACTGAAACAGTTAGCCATCTTAGCTCTGATTGCACTGGGTATTCTTGTTTCCACATATCTAATCCCCGCAAGGGGACTGAAACTACCCTGGATAATATCTATCCACGATCTCAGTTTGCGTTTCCACATAATTAATCCCCGTAAGGGGACTGAAACTTATCAGTTTTTCTACTGCGAGGATCACCAATTTGGTTTCCACATAATTAATCCCGGCAAGGGGACTGAAACAGCGATCGCTATTTACATCTCCAAGTTTCTTATTACTTAATCCCCACAAGGGGACTAAAAGGTTGTAAAATATTGAGTATCAAATCATGTAGCATTAAAAAAAATGTCAGAACTAGCTACATCTAGCAACCGTAAAAACCCATCAAAAAACACCCCTTTAATATGGGCAGATGATACCGAATTAGTTAGCTTAGTTTTTGACCTAGAAGTAACTGATTCCACCGCTCTATATTCGCAATATACCATTGGACTTCATGCTTGGTTTCTGGATCAAGTGCGGCAAATTAACCCAACGCTTTCAGCATATTTACATGATGGTGAGTCAGAAAAACCCTTTAGCATTTCTGCACTAGAAGGTCAATTACTTCCCACCGGAAAACAACTACAACTGCAATCAAATCAAATATATCGTTGGCAGATAAACGCTATTTCTCAACCAGTAGTTCAGTTCTTGAGTCAGTGGTTAATACAACCGCCAACTACTTTGAAATTAAGGGATGCTTGCTTACAAGTAAAACAGATAAGTATTGTTAATCCACCAACTACTTACAACAAACTACTACAATCATCTATCAACCATAAAAACATTAATCTGAGTTTTATTTCCCCTACCAGTTTTCGCCGTAAAGGGCATCATTTTCCCCTTCCTGTTCCCTTCAATCTTTTCCATAGTTACCTCAGACGCTGGAATGATTTTTCAGGAATGCCCATAGAACAAGATGGTTTTCTAGAATGGATAGATGAAAACGTCATCATTCACAAACATCGCTTAGAATCAGTCAAAGTTGCAGCAGGTAAACGGGGTTCTGTCACTGGTTTTACAGGGGCAATTTCTCTAGGATTAACTAAAACTGCTTTAAATAACATTGAATTTACCCAACTATTTTATGCTTTAGTGCAACTTGCTCCCTACTGTGGAACAGGCCACAAAACTACCTTTGGACTCGGACAAACCTGCTTGGACTGGGTAAACCCAGAATCAAATATATCTTCCACAGCGATAACAAATTTGCTACCAGAACGCATTGAGGAATTGACAACAATATTCACAGCACAACGTAAACGGATAGGAGGAGAACGCACCGAAAAAATTGCTACAACTTGGGCAACAATTTTAGCACGCCGGGAAATGGGGGAATCATTACAGATAATAGCTGAGGATTTAGAAATACCTTACACCACAGCGAAAACCTATGTTAAATTAGCCCGTCGGATGCTCAAAGATATGCAATCCAATGTTTAGCATTTATTTTGAGATACCCAACACTCGCCATTTTTGCCGACTCAGGAAGAACCCAATATTATTAGAGTTAGTGCAAGTCAGTCCGGTTTTTTGGGAAACACACTTAAACCCGCCATTATTCCAAGTTTTACCATAACCAAGGACAGATTTATTAGGGTCAGCAATGGTATCACTGATACAAAGAATTTCCGGTTTACTTGTTGCAGGTAATAAAAAACCACGTCCCCAGTCAAATTCACAATATCCAGGGTAAGGTTGAGGAGGTTTAGGCTTGAGTGAACTAGCAATTTCACAACGCAAACTGTTGGTATTGGTATCACTACCTTCAATTAGCTCACAGAACATATTACCACTGGGGGTCTTAAAACCTTTCGGTGCGGCAATACTTACCTGTGGTAATGATAAATTCATTATTGAAGTTGAAGTGACCAGAAAAACTATTTTCTTGATTTGCTTGTGCATAATTTTATTTAATTATTTACCTATATCTTACTGAATAAAGTTTATCAGCATTAAAAAATCAATTAATGCCTTATCCTCTAAGAATAAACTCCAAAAATCAACTACCCTGAAAAATCCATTCTCTGCCCGCTTTCTCAGCGGCTTCTGGGGTGTAATAAAGTTTGCGTTCCCCAAATACCTCACCACCAGCACTAATTAACCGGAACTGCCAACAATGGGCTTCTGTATAGAATACCAACAAGGTAACATTATTAATAATGGTAACTGAATCAATTTTCGTAAACATTGCCGTTTTAATATCTAAATTAATCAAAACTTCTCGGTATTTAAAAATAGGTTTTTACTTTAGTTAAATATAGAGTATTGATAAAAAGTAACTATTTTAGGCTAGAATATTAGGTAAATATCAACAAATTAAAGTAAAGAAACCGAAGTTGTAATAACAATTTCTATTATAGCATTTTATGAACAAAAATGAAATCACGGCGAATTACGATGAATCTTGGAAAGAGGCATTAAACGAATATTTTGATAGTTTTTATCTTTCTTCTTTC
The DNA window shown above is from Anabaena sp. WA102 and carries:
- the cas5d gene encoding type I-D CRISPR-associated protein Cas5/Csc1, which translates into the protein MIFYQCDLTLHDNVFFASREMGILYETEKYLHNWALSFAFFETAYIPRPYRLKGINAQKPSYLDSSQEQNLLHLNEAGIYVFPALPITWSYQVNTFKAAQVSYYGKSAQFGGEGAKRNYPVNYGRAKELAVGSHYKTYIIAHETIKIPRWIRLGKWSSKIRIEKREITDIKEKSGQYITKHPLNPLDLSSSTKLLLYNRIVMPPASLVSQAQLTGDYYELPDKTCLPVGVAYGASTVVSS
- the cas6 gene encoding CRISPR-associated endoribonuclease Cas6, with protein sequence MAQVQLYLPKIMTLQSLVIQLGAASESTIPTTLGRAIHAQVMQWLSLGDAQIATAVHDSQESPLSLSGLIGYRRKQGIQLGDDFVVRISLLDSNLIQPLLQGIESSHNKSIYLGKCPFVIRSIYSLPGTHPLVDSSDYTILANTSVSSDITLQFLSPTSFKQNQNIQPFPLPDLVFNSLLRRWNRFAPAELQFPQVEWQGLVSAFELKTHALKMEAGAEIGTVGWIKYRFPNPEEARIATILANFAVFSGVGRKTAMGMGQVKIKN
- a CDS encoding alpha/beta hydrolase translates to MRQNQRLLLKYLNPKSDAPITNHQSPITNYQSPITNHQSPITNYQLPITNYQIK
- the cas4 gene encoding CRISPR-associated protein Cas4, with the protein product MNEDYLPLAYLNAWEYCPRRFYLEYVLGEMADNEHIILGRHVHRNINEEGTFQEGETLIHQQQWVWSERLKVSGIIDAVEEYDGQLVPVEYKKGKMAQHLNDHFQVCAAALCLEERTGRTITYGEIFYHANRRRQTVAFTPQLRQMTEQAIALAHVASQNKMPAPIDHPKKCQSCSLQGICLPFEVKQLQRQEY
- the cas1d gene encoding type I-D CRISPR-associated endonuclease Cas1d, whose product is MTTLYIIQPDAVLSKDYEAFQVALKQEDGSWKKQKVAAQTVDEVILMGNPQVTGDAFVYALELGMPVHYLSSFGKYLGSALPKSSRNGQLRLAQYAVYHDPVRRLELVKAIVTAKIHNQYNVLYRHNEKDNPLKERKVLVKTQQNIDQVRGVEGLAAKEYFACWQRMIGKQWTFNGRNRRPPTDPVNSLLSFAYALLQGQVMAGVHVAGLDPYIGYLHEVHHGQPAMVLDLMEEFRALIADNLVLSLLHKHEIKPKDFNESLGAYRLKDNARKTFLKAFDQKMNDEFKHPVFDYRCTYRRAIELQARLLSRHLQEGVPYKPLSLR
- the cas2 gene encoding CRISPR-associated endonuclease Cas2, coding for MTTLFYLIIYDLPDNKAANKRRTRLHKMLSGYGKWTQYSVFECFLTAVQFAQLQAKIEKLIKSDEDSIRMYVLDAGSVKRTITYGSEIPRQEQAIII
- the cas6 gene encoding CRISPR-associated endoribonuclease Cas6 encodes the protein MSELATSSNRKNPSKNTPLIWADDTELVSLVFDLEVTDSTALYSQYTIGLHAWFLDQVRQINPTLSAYLHDGESEKPFSISALEGQLLPTGKQLQLQSNQIYRWQINAISQPVVQFLSQWLIQPPTTLKLRDACLQVKQISIVNPPTTYNKLLQSSINHKNINLSFISPTSFRRKGHHFPLPVPFNLFHSYLRRWNDFSGMPIEQDGFLEWIDENVIIHKHRLESVKVAAGKRGSVTGFTGAISLGLTKTALNNIEFTQLFYALVQLAPYCGTGHKTTFGLGQTCLDWVNPESNISSTAITNLLPERIEELTTIFTAQRKRIGGERTEKIATTWATILARREMGESLQIIAEDLEIPYTTAKTYVKLARRMLKDMQSNV
- a CDS encoding DUF6636 domain-containing protein, which encodes MNLSLPQVSIAAPKGFKTPSGNMFCELIEGSDTNTNSLRCEIASSLKPKPPQPYPGYCEFDWGRGFLLPATSKPEILCISDTIADPNKSVLGYGKTWNNGGFKCVSQKTGLTCTNSNNIGFFLSRQKWRVLGISK